Proteins from a genomic interval of Trichoderma breve strain T069 chromosome 2, whole genome shotgun sequence:
- a CDS encoding c2 domain-containing protein: protein MAGKEDVEHARRYEAPYSERHPIPTISKYREEREARQQDALKSGIDGPDKRPSQTEEREAWSPDDEVEDLESGNDEASIQDTSQVDPAAINPRKKNKDSKKERAEREVTDPVTHLPVKIHDFTDSALKELDVNEDPFEQAKRTSSGISEKNKSDAELRKEQDGSQEKHHALMNQFPPPDLDFLRKEVVAASSRGFAISLAGACGILVTTFIIREVIFTNAHQDGGWKAVAQRLLPWLALVTVSAGIFGVFIFGVRDWTAKKVDSAIQDEIWRSQRRQMNREVKKYERETTLWLNSLLSSVWPLINPDLFTSLADTLEDVMQASLPKMIRMVSVEDIGQGSESLRILGVRWLPTGAAAQAVTEDGKIISHKDKDSRSNSELGDFINLEVAFAYRTRSTSKSFKERSKNMHLYLAFYMPGNLKIPVWVDLHGAVGTMRLRLQLTPDPPFFDLCTLTLLGQPKVDLSCVPLNKHALNLMDVPFISNFVQSAVDAAMAQYVAPKSLTLDLKDMLAGDDFKKDTYAKGVLMVNIKRGYDFKIGDSGIPLIKDSSSDPYVSVGWAKFGKVLWSTRILLSEMEPYWDETCFVLVTPEELNINERLRIQLWDSDRFTADDDLGRIEVDLKELMQNEESNGRMWQRTDGFRALKSGHDMPGKLEWSVGYFSKARLQKCQFEKQTHDPEVRSMKQLEEKVSNSCERKLREAMLKHSSSDRDDSELEQQKMQEMKSEQDAMIISAPPPDGYPSGILSLQIHNITGLEVPTLNKSLKDKDGNASDEETGEGLPSAYCTVIVNHKKTYKTRTKPQNTKPFFNAICERFIRDWRSCEVYVSVRDARLHEDDPLLGIVHLPLSEVFKERSQRNGFWPISGGIGYGKIRLSMVWRSVQLQAPRNLVGWQYGTVNVQPVATSSDCPEDLKYAKLKLRTDISSGKMYSRGSGEATWATSKERPLSLAVQKRYSGCLSIAFKDKKVLGDKVSAFSVCWLKDIPDGENLILDLPIWKGDFKRATSCCLDQCGERIGTLSIKVTFWPGMGAAHSQWANSSEHIRDVVEVIDAARDNLRDDDMERAAGIVDEEISSDSDSSDEDEYIPDGSAEHKQGPIDQVRDYKKRDKALHRQHRGLMQWKVPRTAKWVKHKVDKVEDSVTGMLDHRNKEAGIETEV from the exons ATGgctggcaaagaagatgtggAGCATGCCCGTCGCTACGAAGCTCCATACAGCGAACGACACCCAATTCCTACCATATCGAAATATagagaggaaagggaggCGAGACAGCAAGATGCACTAAAGAGCGGTATAGACGGCCCAGACAAACGTCCTTCTCAGACcgaagaaagagaagcttgGAGTCCCGATGACGAAGTAGAAGATCTTGAGTCTGGCAACGACGAGGCATCTATCCAGGATACATCGCAAGTTGACCCTGCCGCAATCAATCCacgaaaaaagaacaaggattccaaaaaagaaagggcGGAACGCGAGGTCACGGATCCAGTCACTCATCTCCCTGTGAAGATTCACGACTTCACTGATAGCGCTCTCAAAGAACTGGACGTGAACGAGGACCCGTTtgaacaagcaaaaagaacCTCGAGTGGTATAAGTGAGAAGAACAAGTCTGACGCCGAACTACGCAAGGAACAAGATGGTTCACAAGAGAAACACCATGCCTTGATGAATCAGTTCCCGCCACCGGACCTCGATTTCTTACGCAAGGAAGTCGTTGCAGCAAGCAGCCGCGGGTTTGCGATTTCTTTAGCCGGTGCATGCGGCATCTTGGTCACCACCTTTATTATTCGCGAAGTAATTTTCACAAATGCacatcaagatggaggatggaaaGCTGTTGCTCAACGGTTATTACCGTGGCTTGCTCTGGTTACTGTTAGCGCAGGGATATTTggtgtcttcatcttcggtgTGAGGGATTGGACGGCCAAAAAGGTCGACAGCGCAATCCAAGACGAGATCTGGCGCTCTCAGCGCCGGCAGATGAACCGCGAAGTCAAGAAATACGAAAGGGAGACTACTCTATGGCTCAATTCCTTGCTGAGCTCAGTATGGCCGCTCATCAACCCCGACCTCTTTACCAGCTTGGCAGACACGCTTGAAGATGTTATGCAAGCCTCCTTGCCCAAAATGATACGCATGGTCAGCGTAGAAGACATTGGCCAAGGCAGCGAATCGCTGCGCATCCTCGGCGTTCGGTGGCTGCCcactggagctgctgcacaaGCCGTAACGGAAGATGGGAAGATTATCTCACACAAGGATAAGGACAGTCGCAGCAATTCGGAGctgg GTGATTTTATCAACCTGGAAGTTGCCTTTGCATACAGGACTCGATCAACCAGCAAGTCATTCAAGGAGCGAAGCAAAAACATGCACCTCTACCTGGCCTTTTATATGCCCGGAAACTTGAAGATACCTGTCTGGGTTGATTTGCATGGAGCAGTTGGCACCATGAGGCTGCGCCTGCAGCTGACGCCTGATCCCCCATTCTTCGATCTCTGTACTCTGACACTTCTCGGCCAACCAAAAGTAGATTTAAGCTGTGTACCCCTGAACAAGCATGCCTTGAATCTTATGGATGTACCCTTCATTAGCAATTTCGTGCAATCGGCAGTTGacgcagccatggcgcagTATGTCGCTCCAAAGAGTCTCACGCTAGATCTCAAAGACATGCTCGCCGGTGATGACTTCAAAAAGGACACATACGCCAAAGGTGTTCTTATGGTCAATATCAAGCGTGGTTACGATTTCAAGATAGGAGATTCAGGCATACCACTTATCAAAGACTCTAGCTCAGATCCATATGTGTCTGTTGGATGGGCAAAATTTGGCAAGGTTCTCTGGAGCACGCGCATTTTACTGTCTGAAATGGAACCATACTGGGATGAGACTTGTTTTGTGCTGGTCACCCCTGAAGAGCTAAACATCAACGAAAGGCTCCGCATTCAGCTTTGGGACTCTGATCGGTTTACGGCGGATGACGACCTCGGGAGAATTGAGGTTGACCTCAAAGAGCTGATGCAAAACGAAGAGTCGAATGGGCGCATGTGGCAACGCACAGATGGATTTAGAGCACTAAAGTCTGGCCACGACATGCCGGGGAAACTTGAGTGGAGTGTTGGATACTTCTCAAAAGCAAGACTTCAGAAATGCCAATTTGAGAAGCAGACCCACGACCCAGAAGTCAGATCAATGAAgcagcttgaagaaaaagtcaGCAACAGCTGCGAACGGAAACTTCGCGAAGCCATGCTCAAACATTCATCGTCTGATCGCGATGATAGCGAGCtagagcagcagaagatgcaGGAAATGAAGTCAGAACAAGATGCGATGATCATAtcggcgccgccgccagacGGATATCCAAGTGGCATCCTCAGTCTGCAGATTCACAATATCACCGGACTCGAAGTTCCCACACTAAATAAAAGCTTGAAGGACAAAGATGGGAATGCCAGCGACGAAGAGACTGGCGAGGGTCTCCCCAGCGCCTACTGCACAGTAATCGTTAATCATAAGAAAACCTACAAGACGCGAACCAAGCCGCAAAACACAAAGCCATTCTTCAACGCTATTTGTGAGCGCTTCATTCGGGACTGGAGATCCTGCGAAGTCTACGTCTCCGTGAGGGATGCCAGGTTGCACGAGGACGATCCATTATTGGGCATCGTCCATCTGCCTCTGAGCGAAGTGTTCAAGGAGCGTTCTCAGAGAAATGGCTTCTGGCCCATATCTGGAGGCATTGGCTATGGGAAGATCAGACTCTCCATGGTATGGCGCAGCGTCCAACTTCAAGCGCCGCGCAACCTCGTCGGATGGCAGTACGGCACAGTGAATGTGCAGCCCGTCGCAACAAGCTCAGATTGTCCCGAGGACTTGAAATACgcgaagctgaagctgagaaCGGACATCAGCTCCGGCAAAATGTATTCTCGCGGATCTGGAGAGGCGACGTGGGCGACGAGTAAAGAACGGCCTCTCAGTCTGGCTGTTCAGAAACGATACAGCGGTTGCTTGTCCATTGCCTTTAAAGACAAGAAAGTGCTGGGAGACAAAGTGTCTGCTTTCAGTGTGTGCTGGCTGAAAGATATTCCGGATGGGGAGAATTTGATACTCGATCTGCCCATCTGGAAAGGCGACTTCAAGAGGGCGACATCATGCTGCCTGGACCAATGCGGAGAAAGAATTGGAACGCTCAGTATCAAGGTCACATTTTGGCCGGGGATG GGCGCCGCGCATTCCCAATGGGCTAATAGCAGCGAGCATATACgagatgttgttgaagtAATCGATGCTGCAAGAGATAATCTCAGAGACGATGATATGGAAAGAGCCGCAGGGATTGTGGACGAAGAAATTTCAAGCGACAGCGATAGCTCTGATGAGGATGAGTACATACCAGATGGTAGTGCGGAGCATAAGCAGGGCCCCATAGACCAAGTCCGGGATTATAAAAAGAGAGATAAAGCCCTACACAGACAGCATCGGGGCCTTATGCAATGGAAG GTGCCCCGAACCGCGAAATGGGTGAAGCACAAGGTGGACAAAGTGGAAGATAGCGTCACTGGCATGCTCGATCACAGAAACAAGGAAGCTGGGATTGAGACTGAGGTGTAA
- a CDS encoding ferric reductase NAD binding domain-containing protein, with protein MAGQLTYGELIRKQFTIQKFFYHILFWGFHFGIFAYGWYKQAADPRLAGLNTLKYSVWISRGAGLVLSVDCMLILLPVCRTIMRWIRPKIRFLPLDENLWMHRQIAYSLLFFSICHTSAHYVNFYNVEKRQIRPVTALQIHYAQPGGITGHVMLLCMLLMYTTAHARIRQQSFETFWYTHHLFIPFFLALYTHTVGCFVRDTANGFSPFDGEQYWSHCIGYLGWRWELFTGGFYLIERLYREVRARRETKITRVIRHPYDVVEIQFNKPSFKYKAGQWLFLQVPSISKYQWHPFTITSCPFDPYVSVHVRQVGDFTSQLGDALGAGAAQAKFYDGVDPMGMYEVALQNGQQMPALRIDGPYGAPAEDVFENEIAVLIGTGIGVTPWASILKNIWHLRNSPNPPTRLRRVEFIWVCKDTGSFEWFQTLLSSLEEQSNEAARVPGSSGVEFLKIHTYLTQRLDMDTAQNIVLNSVGAEMDPLTELKSRTQFGRPNFARLFRTMRDGILDRTYLGGLEGSMKTTVGVYFCGPSVAARDIKTACKAATAREVEFRFWKEHF; from the exons ATGGCTGGCCAACTCACATATGGCGAACTCATTCGCAAGCAGTTCACCATTCAAAAGTTCTTCTATCACATTCTCTTTTGGGGATTTCATTTCGGCATTTTCGCATATGGATG GTATAAACAAGCCGCCGATCCAAGGCTGGCAGGTCTTAACACGCTGAAATACTCTGTGTGGATTTCTCGAGGTGCTGGTCTGGTGCTCAGCGTCGACTGCATGCTCATCCTGCTCCCCGTCTGCCGAACCATTATGCGATGGATCCGACCCAAGATCCGCTTCCTCCCCCTTGATGAGAATCTGTGGATGCATCGCCAGATTGCCTACTCTCTGCTAttcttcagcatctgccACACGTCAGCCCACTACGTCAACTTCTACAATGTCGAGAAGAGGCAGATTCGTCCCGTTACCGCTCTACAGATTCACTACGCTCAGCCTGGTGGTATTACCGGTCACGTCATGCTCCTTTGCATGCTGCTCATGTATACTACCGCCCATGCTCGTATCCGTCAGCAGTCTTTCGAGACTTTCTGGTACACACACCACCTGTTCATCCCCTTCTTCCTGGCTCTCTACACCCACACTGTCGGCTGCTTCGTTCGTGATACCGCTAATGGATTTTCTCCATTTGACGGTGAGCAATACTGGTCGCACTGCATCGGTTATCTcggatggcgatgggagCTCTTCACTGGTGGCTTCTACCTGATTGAGCGTCTGTATCGCGAGGTTCGTGCCCGTCGTGAGACCAAGATTACTCGTGTCATCCGACACCCGTATGACGTCGTCGAAATTCAGTTCAACAAGCCTTCCTTCAAGTACAAGGCCGGCCAGTGGTTGTTCCTTCAAGTGCCATCCATTTCAAAGTACCAGTGGCACCCCTTTACCATTACCTCGTGCCCGTTCGATCCCTATGTCTCCGTCCACGTTCGCCAGGTCGGTGACTTCACTAGCCAGCTGGGAGACGCCCTTGGTGCCGGTGCCGCTCAAGCCAAGTTCTACGACGGTGTCGACCCCATGGGTATGTACGAAGTCGCTTTGCAAAACGGTCAGCAGATGCCTGCTCTGCGTATTGACGGCCCCTACGGAGCTCCGGCCGAAGATGTCTTTGAGAACGAAATTGCTGTCCTCATCGGAACTGGTATTGGTGTCACTCCTTGGGCTTCTATCCTGAAGAACATCTGGCATCTCCGAAACTCCCCCAACCCCCCCACTCGTCTTCGTCGTGTTGAGTTCATCTGGGTCTGCAAGGACACCGGCTCTTTTGAATGGTTCCAGACACTGCTGTCCTCTCTCGAGGAGCAGTCCAACGAAGCTGCTCGCGTCCCTGGAAGCTCTGGTGTTGAATTCCTCAAGATCCACACCTACCTTACCCAGAGACTTGACATGGACACCGCCCAGAACATCGTGTTGAACAGTGTCGGTGCCGAGATGGATCCCCTCACTGAGCTCAAGTCACGGACTCAGTTTGGTCGACCCAACTTTGCTCGCCTCTTCAGAACTATGCGTGATGGTATTCTCGACAGGACCTATCTTGGCGGTCTCGAGGGTAGCATGAAGACGACGGTCGGTGTTTACTTCTGCGGTCCTTCTGTTGCAG CTCGTGATATCAAGACTGCCTGCAAGGCTGCCACGGCTCGCGAAGTCGAGTTCCGCTTCTGGAAAGAGCACTTTTAA